Genomic segment of Streptomyces roseifaciens:
CACATCTACGCCTACCCGCAGGCGCAGGGGGTGCTGATACAGGAATACGTATCGGGCGACGAGTTCGCTGTGGACCTGGTTTACGGCGGAGGCGAGTTCCGCCCTATGGCTATTCACGACAAGCCGTACCCCTTCGCCGAACCGCACTTCATCGAGGGTGCTTATGCGACGCCGTCGGCTCTCCCCGAGGCTGATCAGATGCGGATCGTCGAGACCTCTGTGGCAGCCCTGAAGGCACTGGGCGCAAGCGTCGGCGGGGCGCACGTCGAGCTGCGGCTGACGGATGAGGGGCCGAAGATCATCGAGGTGAACGGGCGCCTGGGCGGCACCACTGCCTTCGTTCAGGAGTCGATCCGGGAGTCGACTGGGGTATGGGGGCCGCGGGAGTACCTGAGGGCAGTGCTCGGCGAACCGGTGGACTTCACTGTGAAGCCGCAACCGACACCCGCTGGCTTTACTCCGCTGCTTGCCGACCGCACCGGCGAAATAGCCGGCTTCGAAGGCATTGCCGAAGCCGAGGCCGTCCCCGGAATCATCGGGCTGCGCTGGATGGCCAAGCCGGGCGATCACGTGGTGATCAAGTATCCGGAGAACCCCGTGTCGTGCTTTGCCCTTGTGCTCGCCAAGGGAGAGTCCCGTGAAGACGTCCTCTCCGCGTTGGAAGGCGCCGAAAAGGCCCTGAAGCCCGTCTATACCAACTGACCTCCGGGAAACAGCCATGTCGAGTCCGATACAGAAGCTGCCGGAAGCATCATCGCCGGACCGCTCGGCTACTCCTCCCGCGGCCGGTTCGGGAAGTGCTGCCCCCGGTGCCGGGCTGCCGGCCAGGCTCCGGCAGCGGCACATGACCATGATCGGTCTCGGCGGAGCGATCGGCGCCGGACTCTTCGTGGGCTCGGGGGCCGCCATTGCCGTCGCGGGACCGGGCGTGCTCGTCAGCTTTGTCCTGGCCGCCCTGCTGACCGTGCTGATCATGCGCATGATGGGAGAGATGTCGGTCGCCCTGCCGGCGTCGGGATCATTCTCCACACACGCTGAGCGCGCCTGGGGCAGCTGGGCGGGGTTCACCATCGGCTGGCTCTACTGGAGCCTTATGGTCGTGGTGATCGCCATCGAAGCCATGGGTGCTGCGGTGATCGTGAACGGCTGGCTGCCAGGTGTGGACACCTGGGTGTGGGTGCTGCTGTTCATGGCCGCGCTCACAGTGGCCAATCTCGCTGCGGTCGGTACCTTCGGCGAATTCGAATTCTGGCTGGCGGTGCTCAAGGTAGGGGCGATCATCGGGTTCCTCATCCTGGGCACCCTGGCGGTTGCCGGGGCGTTGCCGGGGGAGAAGGCCATCGGGTTCAACAACCTGACGCAACACGGTGGCTTTCTCCCGCACGGCTGGAGCGGCGTTGTTTCCGGCCTGCTCATCGTCATCTTCTCGTTCGGCGGCATTGAAATCGTCACGCTCGCAGCCGCGGAGTCAACGGACCCCGTACGCGCACTGGGCAGCGCAATGCGAAGTGCTATCTGGCGGTTGCTGCTGTTCTAC
This window contains:
- a CDS encoding amino acid permease — translated: MSSPIQKLPEASSPDRSATPPAAGSGSAAPGAGLPARLRQRHMTMIGLGGAIGAGLFVGSGAAIAVAGPGVLVSFVLAALLTVLIMRMMGEMSVALPASGSFSTHAERAWGSWAGFTIGWLYWSLMVVVIAIEAMGAAVIVNGWLPGVDTWVWVLLFMAALTVANLAAVGTFGEFEFWLAVLKVGAIIGFLILGTLAVAGALPGEKAIGFNNLTQHGGFLPHGWSGVVSGLLIVIFSFGGIEIVTLAAAESTDPVRALGSAMRSAIWRLLLFYIGSMAVAVTVLPWNDSKVGKSPFVAVLERIGVPGAAQVMNVVLLAALLSALNANLYASSRMIYSLAERGEAPQALRKLSRTGVPRHAVLVSVAFGFFSVLLNFKWPDTVFLWLLNSVGIIGLVVWIAVAVTQLRLRSQLERTTPERLRLRVWGFPWLTILALMAMAAVIGLLAVDEESRPQVVGSGALTALFLTLGVVRHRRRITSGTG
- a CDS encoding ATP-grasp domain-containing protein, with translation MPETRTLLMIASSLNPDLLKTPHELGLEVVLAAAVPPADDSLYDVHLAVDEMDEESVLAAVRSYVADGGKVDAVATFHEGALHVAARVSAELGLPGNSPEAVRAMRDKYVTGQVLAEAGVLTPQTKVVTTFSQAEAVAAELGFPLVLKPQASGASQGVTKVENAAELKAAFENIIGLYEPESFTEGEYSVPNVAHIYAYPQAQGVLIQEYVSGDEFAVDLVYGGGEFRPMAIHDKPYPFAEPHFIEGAYATPSALPEADQMRIVETSVAALKALGASVGGAHVELRLTDEGPKIIEVNGRLGGTTAFVQESIRESTGVWGPREYLRAVLGEPVDFTVKPQPTPAGFTPLLADRTGEIAGFEGIAEAEAVPGIIGLRWMAKPGDHVVIKYPENPVSCFALVLAKGESREDVLSALEGAEKALKPVYTN